The following are encoded in a window of Colletotrichum lupini chromosome 3, complete sequence genomic DNA:
- a CDS encoding UBX domain-containing protein, translated as MSHVVVIGTDLRRATVKVSPGTYMTDVLQEACKKLNVSSDKYLLKHKQKTVDLSVVWRVSGLTPGAKLELVQKSKTPSAVSVALQLPMPEANSAPNGRLIEKLPSDFTIWKVLRQFESGVAGNGKNFNITARGVAQTTSGGASGSGQMYYETPVLNIMGRELSTFEDFQKTLSQLGYNSGSVLIRLSFKKTDRTLFQAMEEISQFFSEVEAEEKKAATAPAPAPATEGTESTAAETAIETPKGTTAGQTGGTPTQEQADQEAPAADVMEVDEAEPTDPLQPVSVFRAPSGTTPAAALADVPEDDYAPTIAHAQLHQARLQQSALNKRLPSDKELEAQRQAEEARLAAVTTIPMKVRFPDNTSAQWTFGHEATGATLHQGVRSVMAHNTQPFKLVIPGSKVMIKDDESAKNRLIHDYKLTRSVLLSLVWDDSVPVDIRKKPFLKGSVAQKAQDVTVPDIPKGDDTNEEQTVASSSKPEKREGSGDGSVAKKLPKWLKLPGKK; from the exons ATGTCGCACGTGGTGGTCATCGGCACGGATTTGCGGAGAGCTACTGTCAAGGTCAGCCCAGGCACCTACATGACAGATGTTCTCCAAGAGGCATGCAAGAAGCTCAACGTCTCGAGCGACAAATACCTCTTGAA GCACAAGCAGAAGACAGTCGACCTCTCAGTAGTCTGGCGAGTGAGCGGTCTCACCCCCGGCGCCAAACTCGAGCTCGTCCAGAAGTCCAAGACACCATCAGCCGTTTCCGTCGCACTCCAGTTGCCGATGCCCGAAGCCAACTCGGCGCCCAACGGTCGTTTAATCGAGAAACTACCTAGCGACTTTACGATATGGAAGGTACTGCGCCAGTTTGAGAGCGGCGTCGCTGGGAATGGGAAGAACTTCAACATCACAGCACGGGGCGTTGCGCAAACAACAAGCGGAGGCGCGAGTGGAAGCGGTCAGATGTACTACGAGACACCAGTCCTAAACATCATGGGTCGGGAGCTTTCCACGTTTGAGGACTTCCAGAAGACACTGTCGCAACTTGGATACAATTCGGGCAGCGTGCTGATCCGCTTGTCGTTCAAAAAGACGGACCGCACGCTGTTCCAGGCTATGGAGGAAATCAGCCAATTCTTTTCTGAAGTTGAGgcagaggagaagaaggcggccACGGCTCCAGCTCCGGCGCCCGCCACGGAGGGAACAGAGTCTACAGCAGCTGAAACTGCCATCGAGACGCCAAAGGGCACAACGGCTGGACAGACAGGCGGCACTCCAACGCAAGAACAAGCAGATCAGGAGGCGCCGGCAGCAGATGTCATGGAGGTTGATGAAGCAGAGCCGACAGACCCTCTGCAGCCTGTCAGCGTCTTCCGGGCACCAAGCGGAACCACTCCCGCGGCAGCCCTTGCAGACGTGCCAGAGGACGACTACGCCCCGACGATCGCCCACGCCCAGCTTCATCAGGCTCGACTCCAGCAGAGCGCGCTCAACAAGAGACTTCCTTCCGACAAAGAGTTAGAGGCGCAAAGACAGGCCGAGGAAGCCCGTCTAGCGGCTGTCACCACAATTCCAATGAAGGTGCGGTTTCCCGACAACACTTCAGCACAATGGACGTTTGGCCATGAAGCTACAGGGGCGACCCTCCACCAGGGCGTGAGATCTGTCATGGCACACAATACTCAACCCTTCAAGCTGGTCATACCCGGCAGCAAGGTCATGATTAAGGATGATGAGAGCGCAAAGAACCGCTTGATACACGACTACAAGCTCACGCGTAGTGTGTTACTGAGTCTGGTCTGGGATGACAGCGTGCCGGTAGATATCCGCAAGAAGCCCTTCCTCAAGGGTAGCGTCGCTCAAAAGGCTCAGGATGTCACAGTACCGGACATTCCCAAAGGCGACGACACGAATGAGGAGCAGACTGTTGCTTCGTCGTCGAAACCTGAGAAGAGGGAGGGAAGTGGGGATGGCAGCGTTGCGAAGAAACTTCCCAAGTGGCTCAAGCTGCCTGGAAAGAAATAG
- a CDS encoding ribosomal protein L36e, which produces MAKEAPVKTGLITGLNHGHVCRTITTTATTTAAKDGLFCREGKSAALSPLPHTRFKTTARVVKPRVSRTKGHLSKRTAFVRDVVKEVSGLAPYERRVIELLRNSKDKRARKLAKKRLGTFGRAKRKVEEMTRVIAESRRVGH; this is translated from the exons ATGGCCAAGGAAGCGCCCGTCAAGACCGGTCTCATCACCGGTCTCAACCATGGACACGTATGTCGAACCATTACTACCACCGCAACCACTACCGCCGCC AAGGATGGGCTTTTCTGTCGAGAAGGGAAATCGGCGGCACTGTCCCCTCTCCCCCACACCCGCTTC AAGACCACCGCTCGTGTCGTCAAGCCCCGTGTCTCCCGCACCAAGGGCCACCTGAGCAAGCGCACCGCTTTCGTCCGTGACGTCGTCAAGGAAGTCTCCGG CCTTGCCCCCTACGAGCGCCGCGTTATCGAGTTGCTCCGCAACTCCAAGGACAAGCGCGCCCGTAAGCTCGCCAAGAAGAGGCTCGGCACCTTCGGCCGTGCCAAGAGAAAGGTCGAGGAGATGACCCGCGTCATCGCCGAGTCCCGCCGTGTCGGTCACTAA
- a CDS encoding lipase, which produces MLPPMRYLLSCLQLAPLVGLASATPFDTAQPQPQQPLLSSNDTKHAAPPLPISVELFRSLERTSRIVDITYCVGTTGISQPFSCVSRCKEFPSFTLVSTWNTGVLLSDSCGYIAVDHGVRRPGDEDRFNGKVGEKAIIIAFRGTYSISNTIVDLSTIPQEYVPYPSPDEGGEAPNEPKRKCKDCTVHMGFLTSWRQARRLVIPEVKKLREQYPDYPIHLVGHSLGGAVAMLASLELKISLGWDNVRVTTFGEPKVGNQGLVDYVDEVFGLKGEKDEDISKRTYRRVTHADDPVPLLPLTEWGYKPHAGEFYISKAELSPSLEDVVACRGDSDGSCITKADDSFFGSRLKDFVEVAAKSTLAPPKGLVEETSRWIKRLPGFPARLKLWQLLFAHRDYFWRLGLCMPGGDPANWGRDKYGGGHDNLLSEEL; this is translated from the coding sequence ATGCTCCCTCCAATGCGATATCTCCTCTCCTGCTTACAGCTTGCGCCACTGGTTGGCCTAGCTTCAGCGACACCGTTTGACACCGCGCAGCCGCAGCCGCAGCAACCGTTACTATCGAGCAACGACACCAAGCATGCTGCACCCCCGTTGCCTATCTCCGTCGAGCTCTTCCGATCCCTCGAGCGCACGTCGCGCATAGTCGACATCACCTACTGCGTCGGCACCACGGGTATATCGCAGCCCTTCTCGTGCGTCTCGCGCTGCAAGGAGTTTCCCTCCTTCACGCTCGTTTCGACCTGGAACACGGGTGTCCTGCTGAGCGACAGCTGCGGCTACATTGCCGTCGACCACGGCGTTCGAAGGCCTGGCGATGAGGACAGGTTTAATGGCAAGGTCGGGGAGAAGGCTATCATCATCGCCTTCCGGGGTACCTACAGTATTTCCAACACGATTGTCGACCTAAGCACCATCCCGCAGGAATATGTACCGTATCCATCCCCCGATGAAGGGGGCGAGGCACCCAATGAGCCCAAACGCAAGTGCAAAGACTGCACCGTCCACATGGGTTTCCTGACGTCGTGGCGCCAGGCGCGGAGGCTAGTCATTCCAGAGGTGAAGAAGCTGAGGGAGCAATACCCGGACTATCCCATTCACCTGGTCGGTCACAGTCTCGGTGGCGCTGTTGCCATGCTCGCATCTCTCGAGCTCAAGATCTCCCTTGGCTGGGACAATGTCAGAGTCACGACTTTTGGTGAGCCCAAGGTCGGCAATCAGGGTCTTGTAGACTATGTCGACGAGGTCTTTGGTTTGAAGGGCGAAAAGGACGAGGATATCTCGAAGCGGACCTACCGTCGCGTGACCCACGCCGACGACCCAGTGCCGCTGCTCCCACTTACAGAGTGGGGGTACAAGCCTCACGCCGGGGAGTTCTATATCTCCAAGGCAGAGCTGTCTCCGTCTCTGGAAGACGTCGTGGCCTGTCGCGGTGACAGCGACGGAAGCTGCATCACGAAGGCGGACGATAGCTTCTTCGGATCCAGGCTGAAAGACTTTGTCGAAGTTGCTGCGAAATCGACGTTGGCACCGCCAAAGGGACTCGTTGAGGAGACCAGCAGATGGATCAAGAGGCTACCGGGCTTCCCGGCTCGACTGAAGCTTTGGCAGCTGCTCTTTGCGCACCGGGACTATTTTTGGAGACTCGGGCTGTGTATGCCCGGCGGCGATCCGGCGAATTGGGGGAGAGACAAATATGGAGGTGGCCATGACAATTTGCTGTCAGAAGAGCTGTGA
- a CDS encoding 14-3-3 family protein — translation MSGDRESKTFLARLCEQAERYDEMVGYMKEVAKLGGELSVDERNLLSVAYKNVVGTRRASWRIISSIEQKEESKGTDKHVGTIREYRTKIELELEQVCQDVLDVLDDSLIPNAQTGESKVFYHKMKGDYHRYLAEFASGEKRKGAATAAHDAYKSATDVAQTELTPTHPIRLGLALNFSVFYYEILNSPDRACHLAKQAFDDAIAELDSLSEESYRDSTLIMQLLRDNLTLWTSSDSGDAEGAAAGTTEAAEEKKEEPKAEEPKATEETPAAS, via the exons ATGTCTGGCGAT CGTGAAAG CAAGACCTTCCTCGCCCGCCTTTGCGAGCAGGCCGAGCGCTACGATGAGATGGTTGGCTACATGAAGGAGGTCGCCAAGCTGGGCGGTGAGCTGAGCGTCGATGAGCGCAACCTCCTCAGCGTTGCCTACAAGAACGTCGTCGGTACCCGCCGTGCCTCCTGGCGCATCATCTCCTCCATTGAGCAGAAGGAGGAGAGCAAGGGCACCGACAAGCACGTCGGCACCATCCGCGAGTACCGCACCAAGATCGAGCTCGAGCTCGAGCAGGTCTGCCAGGATGTCCTCGATGTCCTCGACGACAGCCTTATCCCCAACGCCCAGACCGGCGAGTCCAAGGTCTTTTACCACAAGAT GAAGGGTGACTACCACCGCTACCTCGCTGAGTTCGCCTCCGGCGAGAAGCGCAAGGGTGCTGCCACTGCTGCCCACGACGCCTACAAG AGCGCTACCGATGTCGCTCAGACCGAGCTGACCCCCACTCACCCCATCCGTCTTGGCCTGGCCCTCAACTTCTCCGTCTTCTACTACGAGATCCTGAACTCGCCCGACCGTGCTTGCCACCTCGCCAAGCAGGCCTTCGACGATGCTATCGCCGAGCTCGACTCTCTCTCCGAGGAGTCTTACCGCGACAGCACCCTCATCATGCAGCTCCTGCGTGACAACCTCACTCTCTGGACCTCTTCCGACAGCGGCGACGCTGAGGGTGCTGCTGCCGGCACCACCGAGGCTgctgaggagaagaaggaggagccCAAGGCCGAGGAGCCCAAGGCCACCGAGGAGACCCCCGCTGCCTCCTAA
- a CDS encoding proteasome component PUP3 yields the protein MVGKDCVAIACDLRLGLQALTVSNNFPKIFQYGDVFLGLTGLATDVTTVGDLFRYKVNMYRLREERNIAPTTFANLVSSSLYERRFGPYFVSPVVAGLDPKTGKPFICGFDSIGCIDFAKDFIVSGTASEQLFGMCESLWEPDLGPDELFETISQSLLNAVDRDALSGWGAHVYIIEKDKVTKRLLKGRQD from the exons ATGGTCGGCAAGGACTGTGTCGCAATAGCCTGCGATCTCCGTCTCGGCCTCCAAGCCCTCACCGTCTCCAACAACTTCCCCAAAATCTTCCAGTACGGCGACGTCTTCCTCGGTCTCACCGGCCTCGCCACCGACGTCACGACCGTCGGCGACCTCTTCCGCTACAAGGTCAACATGTACCGCCTCCGCGAGGAGCGCAACATCGCCCCGACCACCTTCGCCAACCTCGTCAGCTCCTCCCTCTACGAGCGCCGCTTCGGCCCGTACTTCGTCTCCCCCGTCGTCGCCGGCCTTGACCCCAAGACGGGCAAGCCCTTCATCTGCGGCTTCGACAGCATCGGCTGCATCGACTTCGCCAAGGACTTCATCGTCTCTGGTACGGCGTCTGAACAGCTGTTCGGCATGTGCGAGAGCTTATGGGAGCCGGATCTG GGCCCTGATGAGCTCTTCGAAACCATCTCCCAGTCGCTTCTGAACGCCGTTGACCGAGATGCACTATCCGGATGGGGAGCGCACGTGTACATTATTGAGAAGGACAAGGTCACCAAGAGACTGCTCAAGGGCAGACAAGACTAA